In Iodobacter fluviatilis, one DNA window encodes the following:
- the astD gene encoding succinylglutamate-semialdehyde dehydrogenase, producing MQLIDGRWSVGKGEAWTSRNPVSQQAVWVGNAASAQEVDAAVAAARSAFPLWRDTELSNRIAVLRCFADLLQANSDELAATIGLETGKPRWEAAMEVASMVSKVEISIRAFEERTFRRESTQGDASVILRHRPHGVVAVLGPYNFPGHLPNGHIVPALLAGNVVVFKPSEYTPMTAQKTVELWLAAGLPAGVINLVQGSAATGALLAAHADLDGVFFTGSSAAGFAVHQQFSGRPDKILALEMSGNNALVVDEVQDMPAAIHHVIQSAFISAGQRCSCARRLFVPKGEWGDLFLERLADVSAELRVGPWDAEPAPFMGAMISMAAADKMLSVQASLMEMGGKVLLKMCRLNADSAMLTAGIIDVSDIAGLPDEEYFGPLLQLQRYGPFDEAIRMANSSRFGLAAGLLSDSGERYKTFWRESRAGIVNWNKPLTGASSAGPFGGIGASGNHRPSAYYAADYCAYPVASLETELLAMPTSLPPGMVID from the coding sequence ATGCAGCTCATCGATGGGCGTTGGTCTGTGGGGAAGGGGGAGGCGTGGACATCACGTAACCCAGTCAGCCAGCAGGCGGTTTGGGTGGGTAATGCAGCAAGTGCTCAGGAAGTGGACGCGGCTGTTGCGGCGGCACGATCAGCGTTTCCATTATGGCGGGATACAGAACTGAGTAACCGGATTGCGGTGCTCCGGTGTTTTGCTGATTTATTGCAGGCTAATTCTGACGAGCTGGCCGCAACCATTGGCCTTGAGACCGGCAAACCACGCTGGGAAGCCGCGATGGAAGTGGCCAGTATGGTGAGCAAGGTGGAGATCTCGATCCGGGCTTTTGAAGAGCGCACCTTTCGCAGAGAATCCACCCAGGGTGATGCCAGTGTGATTTTGCGCCATCGCCCGCATGGTGTGGTGGCAGTGCTTGGCCCTTATAATTTTCCGGGCCACTTGCCAAATGGCCATATTGTGCCGGCGCTGCTGGCGGGTAATGTGGTGGTTTTCAAGCCTTCTGAATACACACCAATGACCGCTCAAAAAACGGTAGAACTCTGGCTGGCTGCGGGTCTGCCCGCTGGTGTGATTAATTTAGTGCAGGGGAGTGCTGCAACGGGCGCTTTGCTTGCTGCACATGCTGATTTGGATGGCGTGTTTTTTACGGGCAGCTCGGCGGCTGGTTTTGCAGTGCATCAGCAGTTTTCTGGCCGACCCGATAAAATTCTGGCTTTGGAAATGAGCGGCAATAATGCGCTGGTCGTGGATGAGGTGCAGGATATGCCGGCTGCAATCCATCATGTGATTCAGTCTGCGTTTATCTCTGCTGGCCAGCGCTGCTCCTGTGCTAGGCGTCTGTTTGTGCCCAAAGGCGAGTGGGGTGATTTATTTTTAGAACGTCTGGCCGATGTGAGCGCCGAGCTGAGAGTAGGTCCGTGGGATGCAGAGCCTGCGCCCTTTATGGGGGCCATGATTTCCATGGCAGCGGCAGATAAAATGTTGTCAGTACAGGCCTCCCTGATGGAGATGGGCGGCAAAGTCTTGCTGAAAATGTGCCGTTTAAACGCTGATTCGGCGATGCTGACCGCAGGGATTATTGATGTAAGCGATATCGCAGGGCTGCCAGATGAAGAGTACTTTGGCCCCTTGCTGCAGTTGCAGCGCTATGGTCCGTTTGATGAGGCCATTCGCATGGCCAATAGCAGTCGTTTTGGTTTGGCGGCAGGACTGCTTTCTGATAGCGGTGAGCGTTATAAAACATTCTGGCGCGAATCTCGTGCAGGCATTGTGAATTGGAATAAACCGCTGACCGGAGCCTCCAGTGCCGGGCCGTTTGGCGGAATCGGGGCCAGTGGCAATCACCGGCCCAGCGCTTACTACGCAGCAGATTATTGTGCTTACCCTGTTGCCTCTTTAGAAACAGAATTACTGGCGATGCCCACGAGTTTGCCGCCGGGTATGGTTATTGATTAA